The Hahella sp. HNIBRBA332 genome window below encodes:
- a CDS encoding helix-turn-helix transcriptional regulator: protein MPQTIALIDTLKRTLKAQGKTYADVATALELSEASVKRLFSERSFSLQRLDRVCEFLGIEISDLVRSMENSSGEITELTEEQEKDLAGDINLLLTAQLLLNKWTFKEIISTYQIEELEGVRLLAKLDRMKLIELLPGNRVKLKISRHFSWRPHGPIQQFFEQQVQNEFLQSRFNKNGESRLFLSGMLSRRSNAEIQRRMQRLAAEFHALVAEDEAIPLNDKFGTAFVMAIRPWEPQSFTRLRREPSTKKF, encoded by the coding sequence ATGCCGCAAACCATCGCTTTGATCGACACTCTCAAACGCACCCTCAAAGCCCAAGGGAAAACCTACGCCGACGTCGCCACCGCTTTGGAGTTATCCGAAGCCAGCGTTAAGCGCTTGTTCTCCGAACGCAGCTTCTCGCTGCAGCGGCTGGACCGGGTTTGCGAGTTTCTCGGTATTGAAATCTCCGATCTGGTGCGCAGTATGGAAAACAGTTCTGGAGAAATCACGGAGCTGACGGAAGAGCAGGAAAAGGATCTCGCTGGCGATATCAACTTGTTGCTCACGGCTCAACTGTTACTGAACAAATGGACCTTCAAGGAAATCATCAGCACCTATCAAATCGAGGAGTTGGAAGGCGTACGGCTACTGGCCAAGCTCGACCGTATGAAGCTGATTGAATTATTGCCGGGAAACCGGGTGAAATTGAAAATCTCCCGACATTTCTCCTGGCGTCCTCATGGCCCCATACAACAATTCTTTGAGCAACAGGTGCAAAACGAATTTCTGCAATCTCGTTTCAATAAGAATGGAGAAAGCCGCCTTTTTCTGAGCGGAATGCTCTCAAGACGTTCGAATGCGGAAATTCAGCGTCGCATGCAACGCCTGGCGGCGGAGTTTCACGCCTTGGTGGCGGAGGATGAAGCCATCCCTTTGAATGATAAATTTGGCACCGCCTTCGTCATGGCGATCCGGCCTTGGGAGCCGCAGTCTTTCACTCGACTGCGCCGCGAGCCTTCTACCAAAAAGTTCTAG